The Methanolobus sp. WCC4 genome includes the window ATGGTGAAGGATACTGAAGAACAAAAGCACCAGGACAATGAAGAGATCAGTGAGGATGAACTCGAGGAATTGCTCGAAAGACAGCTCAAGAAAAAAATAGATGATCCAAAGCACCGTGGATATGGCGACTATGAAAGAAGAAGGATATACAGGGGACCCTCGGTTAAAAGGGACCCTGAATAAGATACAAAACTCAATTCTAATTACTATTGCCTGTTATCGATAACCTTCTTTCCGCATTCCTCAGGGACTATCGTAAGTTCCCCTCCCTCAAATTCATTTCTCAGAGGGTCGGTTCCGGCTATCCTGTCCAGCGTCACCGCCACAGCAGCAACCTCTGAATGTGGCTGGTTCCCAACTGCGACGTTCCAGTCGGCCATCTCATATATCTCGAACGGGACCTTTTCAGCACCTACGACGATCATGAGCTTGTCACATTCCTTTATTTCAGGAACGGCATCAGGAAGGTTTATACCATACATGGACAGATGGCAGACCTTACCGCCATCCTCTTTCCATTTCCTGATCTCAGCCTTCCAGCTAACATTGTTCTTAGCATAGAAATCGCCACCCCATC containing:
- a CDS encoding tRNA (cytidine(56)-2'-O)-methyltransferase; translation: MPEEIVILRLGHRPQRDKRITTHVGLTARAFGAKGMLLASDDQKLADNIADVSTRWGGDFYAKNNVSWKAEIRKWKEDGGKVCHLSMYGINLPDAVPEIKECDKLMIVVGAEKVPFEIYEMADWNVAVGNQPHSEVAAVAVTLDRIAGTDPLRNEFEGGELTIVPEECGKKVIDNRQ